Proteins found in one Mytilus edulis chromosome 2, xbMytEdul2.2, whole genome shotgun sequence genomic segment:
- the LOC139510410 gene encoding uncharacterized protein, which produces MAKKDESLDSPSEILSENPGPNPQGYVESGHVDQIQIYDVNGSPFCFLKADVIGSMKIRDKPHQPWVCLAKDTADIYCAHCTCLAGLGEMCSHIAAVLFKIELGVRYGVTQKSVTSEECKWNKVFRKQVDVSSIMDIQHLMNSNRKKKLECVIPSSKDPLPDKAVLESLSKVCPNAAFFSLIPPMNEEVTVETSVKVKHTKEDKLPRPLTSFYDVTNKELTLQELIDKSDQLFRNYHCSISQSANLFKITEAQNISPLWFEHRKGRITASKAHEVLTLRPTTNPNKLIMRISGYNSYDLSKKEAIKWGLEKEAITRDTYIQYMEKNHSNFQCKLSGLKISEQNYFLGASADGVISCSCCGQGTLEIKCPHKHKDKSSMDAAKEDPTFCLDTQLHLKNSHKYYTQVQFQMFVYDTEYCDFVVMTSPNDVLLLAIVRICRDPEFCNTLISKCTYFVKELLIPEILTRKLLHDYKVANTSVNDVTKEKYCLCEEPEYGKMIFCDGDSCDIGWYHYQCVNIVRKPRGKWLCPKCKK; this is translated from the exons ATGGCCAAAAAAGACGAGTCCCTTGACTCGCCGTCAGAAATCCTTAGCGAGAACCCTGGTCCCAACCCCCAAGG GTATGTTGAAAGTGGTCATGTAGACCAGATACAGATTTACGATGTGAATGGAAGTCCTTTCTGTTTTTTGAAAGCTGATGTCATAGGGTCGATGAAAATTCgggacaaaccacaccaaccttGGGTCTGCTTAGCTAAAGATACAGCAGACATATATTGTGCACATTGTACATGTCTAGCAGG ATTGGGAGAAATGTGCAGTCACATTGCTGCAGTACTATTTAAAATAGAGTTAGGAGTTAGATATGGTGTGACACAAAAATCAGTTACTAGTGAGGAATGTAAATGGAACAAAGTTTTTAGAAAACAG GTTGATGTCAGCTCAATTATGGACATACAGCACCTTATGAACAgtaacagaaaaaagaaattgGAATGTGTTATACCATCAAGCAAAGATCCATTACCAGACAAAGCTGTGTTAGAATCTCTTTCTAAGGTGTGTCCTAATGCTGCATTCTTTTCTCTAATTCCCCCGATGAATGAAGAAGTAACGGTAGAAACATCAGTCAAGGTGAAACACACAAAAGAAGACAAATTACCTAGACCTCTTACAAGTTTTTATGATGTCACTAACAAAGAACTTACTTTACAGGAATTAATCGACAAATCAGATCAACTTTTTAGGAACTATCATTGCTCAATTTCTCAATCTGCCAATCTTTTCAAAATTACTGAAGCACAAAACATAAGTCCCCTATGGTTTGAACATAGAAAAGGTAGAATTACAGCTTCAAAAGCTCATGAGGTTTTAACATTAAGACCAACTACAAATCCAAATAAATTGATTATGAGAATTTCAGGATACAACTCATATGATCTAAGTAAGAAAGAGGCCATCAAATGGGGACTGGAAAAAGAAGCAATAACCAGAGATACCTACATCCAATATATGGAGAAAAACCATTCAAATTTTCAATGTAAATTATCTGGATTGAAGATATctgaacaaaattattttcttggTGCTTCAGCTGATGGTGTTATTTCATGTAGTTGTTGTGGACAAGGAACCCTGGAGATAAAATGTCCTCACAAGCATAAAGACAAATCTTCAATGGATGCGGCCAAAGAAGACCCTACCTTTTGTTTGGACACACAATTACACTTGAAAAATAGTCACAAATATTACACTCAGGTTCAGTTTCAAATGTTTGTCTATGACACTGAATATTGTGATTTTGTTGTTATGACAAGTCCAAATGATGTTCTTTTGCTTGCTATCGTTAGAATTTGCAGGGATCCTGAGTTTTGTAATACTTTAATAAGTAAGTGCACTTACTTTGTTAAAGAGCTATTAATCCCAGAGATACTTACAAGGAAATTGTTACATGATTATAAAGTAGCAAACACTTCAGTCAATGATGTCACAAAAGAGAAATATTGCTTGTGTGAAGAACCAGAATATGGCAAGATGATTTTCTGTGATGGAGACTCGTGTGATATTGGATGGTACCATTATCAATGTGTTAATATTGTAAGGAAACCAAGGGGAAAGTGGCTTTGtccaaaatgtaaaaaataa